cctacaattcgcattgccgaggtTGCGGAGAAAGGGGGGGTGGGAccccatgcactttctctgcgattgcccagctctagctaaagtcagactacggacactgggtaaaccattctttggggacgtcagagagatttttagctgcagggtgagagagctgctttcACAAcatcagtcacggtcttaggagtttgtcaCAATAAAACTGCgcatcacagcgctaattgggtcgCACgtggcggccactgataccttaCCCCTTTGAAATCTACCATGATTGCAATGATGTATTTGTTTGCACGACGGACAAGATGGTTGGCTTGTGGATCTACCACCTCAAAAACCGTACGAAGTTTTCGATGCCAGATGAAATGTTTTCAACCCCTAGTCGCTGGATCACAATCCTCTTCCCTGATATCTTGTCAAATGCCAGGAAAAGAGATATGGTCCTGTACGACCGAGCATTACTCCTTACCTCTGGTGATTTCAGGAGAACAACAACCCTGCCAGTCTTCCAGAATTCAGGAAAATAACAAACATATAGACAATGGGCTTCAAGCGGAACGGCCCATCAAATGGCTTTTCACACGAGACCTGAGCCTTGCCATTCTTTTGGAACTACTAATATACAACACACttgtatacaattattaactttatttgaacagatatcgatatggagtatATTTCGAAACCTGGGCACCATGTAGCGGCAccttctttttcagatttttggattgggtagtttctgagaatgggtccgttaaagaaatgatcactttcgaccccccaccTTTTtgtgttttacacgaaaccttaaaaattagagATGAATGATGACAAGACAAATATTGCCTTGTTTTCCACAAATCATAAATATAGTTCTCATGAGGAAAAATAACAGAAAACCCAAAACTCCTTTGTTGTTTGTTCAATATAGCTCAGGTGACGCTGGCTGCGCTATGGGGAGTTCTGCTCGATTGACTGAAACTAACTTCATTGTTGTTAAAAGCAAAACGTCAGATTAGCGCTTGCAATTTCTCGCTGGTTATGGGGATGAAGTAGCGTTTTAGATTCTTTTAACGGCTTCGCGTACTTACAAGAAGGACGTCGACATTCTATGCGTAATGGTCCATGTGAGGATTGATGTAAGCGGGACTCGATTCGACAAATTATCTTTTGTTCACCCGGATCCGCAAGCCTGGAGTTGATGCTGGAGTTTCTCTGCCCAGAAAATGGACAGCTCGTTCGAACCAACTGATGATGTATTCAGTAAAGAAATTCTAGGCAACGAAGTAAGTATTATTGGTGAAATTCGAGAACTATGGTGCCCGCTTCCTCAGCGCAAACACATTAGTATACACCACCTCTGTCTCCTTGGGGCGGGAATGCTGCTTGTCGGGAACAGAGCTTCTCAaactttcaatttgaatttaaatatcCTTCGATTGGGAAATGTTCGGTTTTTGTTTTCTAGAGGAAACAATATTACTAAGAGAGTACCATCGAATTTAATGAAATAAGCAAAAGCTATCTAATCATTGTTCGAATACTCCATTTTTTCAGCTTCGCGAAGAATTACTCGCCTATAAATTCTCACCATCAGAACTTCAAGCCCTCTGTAAAGTACCATGTCGCGTACGGTTAAACCATCGCAACGTATATTACAGTCTAGAAAAGAAGGTCGTTGAAATGTTGAATCGAACAAATAAACCACTGGAAAGAAGGCAAGAGTACACTCTGAAAATACTCAACAACAAATTCAATCATTATTACAGCAAATTCTTGAAGTGGCAAGAGGACTACAAAGGTCGATTGAATGGTATTCGATCCAACCGAAAGTTAGGATCAATCCTCTACATTGAAAACTTAAGGGAAGCagaggaagaagaaataatagatGAATCAGAGCGATTAGCAAGTTCTTCACAATTAAGCAAACATACGAACTACTCTCTACAGATCCAATATACTCCCGGCACTGAGGAATTCCTTAAGACTCCGGCGGCTCGAGCGAAGACAGTATTGAGTAGTGAAGATATTGAAGATTTCCAGGAATTCGCACATGCTGGGATAGTAGTAGGTTCGGATGCGATCACTGATACTCAACCCACGAATAATATGCCATCACAACAGACCTATAGTGGATTTACGGGGGGACTTGATAAGAGGCTACAGAGCAGTCAAGTAACATCAACTCAAGAATATGTGGCCGCTTGAAATAGAGCTTTTTtgacattattttttaaatttaagtaCTAATAGTTAGATCTGAGAATTAATTCCTTTTTTAAGATGTGTAAATCCTTCAGGACAGAAAGAAGATCCTTTATTAATTGTACAGACCGACGTGGTGTCTAGTTctaagtatattattatatgttaatttttttcaataaaatgaatgtACGTAGAACAAATGGTTGTTATTCTttaccatatatgtatatatacggcTGCCATTTACTCTCCCATCGTACGAATCATGGTTGCCAATTTTCTCGAAAGTGTTTTTGCTCCGCCTAGGGCTTCGCGAGAAGCTTCCACTGCATTGTATGTTTCTGGAGCATTCTAGTCGTCAGCCACttgcaatgacaaaatctaattAATGCTGTAAAAGATTCAGACAGTGTCTAAACCCTAAGATCCTTCCCGTGAGCGACACCCGGGTTACGACCGTCCATGCCTACCAACTCGTATTGAACTGTTCCGATTCTACCGATAACCTTCGCTTTCACGAGCGTCCGATCCAGTTTGACATTGTAtcg
The window above is part of the Hermetia illucens chromosome 3, iHerIll2.2.curated.20191125, whole genome shotgun sequence genome. Proteins encoded here:
- the LOC119651518 gene encoding uncharacterized protein LOC119651518, whose product is MDSSFEPTDDVFSKEILGNELREELLAYKFSPSELQALCKVPCRVRLNHRNVYYSLEKKVVEMLNRTNKPLERRQEYTLKILNNKFNHYYSKFLKWQEDYKGRLNGIRSNRKLGSILYIENLREAEEEEIIDESERLASSSQLSKHTNYSLQIQYTPGTEEFLKTPAARAKTVLSSEDIEDFQEFAHAGIVVGSDAITDTQPTNNMPSQQTYSGFTGGLDKRLQSSQVTSTQEYVAA